In one Juglans regia cultivar Chandler chromosome 11, Walnut 2.0, whole genome shotgun sequence genomic region, the following are encoded:
- the LOC108985063 gene encoding chaperone protein DnaJ — MMWDEWDDNATDHEQPDQDSHLNFDFLSALSKPKDYYKILEVDYDATDDAIRSNYIRLALKWHPDKKKDQDSATSRFQEINEAYQVLSDPAKRREYDQKGMLYAYDYNIIEYLHRYKGLILTCNGLGIKHSIW, encoded by the exons ATGATGTGGGACGAGTGGGACGACAATGCAACTGATCACGAACAGCCCGACCAAGATTCCCACCTTAATTTCGATTTTCTCTCTGCGCTGTCTAAGCCCAAG GATTACTACAAGATATTAGAGGTGGATTATGATGCTACGGACGATGCCATTCGATCCAATTACATTCGCCTAGCGCTG AAATGGCATCCAGATAAGAAAAAAGACCAGGACAGCGCGACTTCCAGATTCCAAGAGATAAACGAGGCCTACCAGG TTTTGAGTGATCCTGCCAAGAGGAGAGAATATGATCAGAAAGGAATGCTATATGCCTATGATTATAATATAATC GAGTATCTCCACCGTTACAAAGGTCTTATATTGACATGCAATGGTCTTGGGATAAAGCATTCAATATGGTAA
- the LOC108985061 gene encoding pentatricopeptide repeat-containing protein At5g18475 isoform X2 yields MKTPTVFVKFVAVSFNRHRLFSSSPSSAPLSSLPWISPLRLSKATLTKPDPPTESIAAMVESHRKHKYISHESAINLIKRERDPQRALEIFNTVTEQKGFNHNSATYATILDKLARSKKFPAVDAVLRQMTYETCKFHEGKVDRAKKMMEFMRKNGCNPNVFNYSTLMNGFCKEKKLLEAKEVFDEMKSFGLKPDTISYSTLINCFCRAGKIDEATELLKEMKEKECKADTVTFNVILGGLCREGRFETALDMLEKLPCDGVYLNKASYRIVLNFLCQKGELNKATELLDLMLGRGFLPHYATSNELLVRLCKAGMVDDAAVAMFELMEMGFKPEPDSWAHALELICKERKLLCTFELLDELTVREL; encoded by the exons ATGAAAACCCCAACTGTTTTCGTGAAATTTGTGGCAGTATCTTTTAACAGGCACCGGTTGTTCTCCTCTTCACCTTCTTCAGCACCGCTGTCTTCACTTCCATGGATCTCTCCTCTTCGATTGTCAAAAGCCACCTTGACCAAACCAGACCCTCCAACAGAATCTATTGCTGCCATGGTAGAATCTCACAGGAAGCACAAGTATATATCTCATGAATCTGCCATCAACTTAATCAAACGTGAGAGAGATCCACAACGTGCCCTAGAAATATTCAACACTGTGACAGAGCAAAAGGGTTTTAATCACAATAGTGCCACTTATGCAACTATCCTCGACAAGCTTGCCCGGTCCAAGAAGTTTCCGGCTGTTGATGCAGTTCTTCGTCAAATGACTTATGAAACTTGCAAATTTCATGAAG GAAAAGTTGATCGTGCTAAGAAGATGATGGAATTTATGAGGAAAAATGGATGCAATCCTAATGTATTCAATTACTCAACCCTGATGAATGGATTTTGTAAGGAGAAAAAACTGCTAGAGGCCAAAGAAGTTTTTGATGAGATGAAGAGCTTCGGTCTGAAACCGGATACAATTAGCTACTCGACTTTAATTAATTGCTTCTGTAGGGCTGGAAAAATCGATGAAGCTACGGAGTTGctcaaagaaatgaaagaaaaagaatgcaaaGCTGATACCGTGACCTTCAATGTGATACTTGGAGGGCTGTGCAGAGAAGGTAGGTTTGAGACGGCTCTTGATATGCTTGAGAAACTTCCCTGCGATGGTGTTTATCTAAACAAAGCTAGTTACAGGATTGTGTTGAATTTCTTGTGCCAAAAAGGTGAGTTGAACAAAGCCACGGAGTTGTTGGATCTGATGCTGGGTAGGGGCTTTCTGCCACATTATGCAACTTCAAACGAGTTACTGGTTCGTCTTTGTAAGGCTGGAATGGTGGATGATGCAGCTGTCGCAATGTTTGAATTGATGGAGATGGGTTTTAAACCAGAGCCTGACTCGTGGGCTCATGCGCTGGAATTGATTTGCAAAGAAAGAAAGTTGCTATGTACATTTGAACTGCTCGATGAATTGACTGTTAGAGAGCTTTGA
- the LOC108985061 gene encoding pentatricopeptide repeat-containing protein At5g18475 isoform X1 yields MKTPTVFVKFVAVSFNRHRLFSSSPSSAPLSSLPWISPLRLSKATLTKPDPPTESIAAMVESHRKHKYISHESAINLIKRERDPQRALEIFNTVTEQKGFNHNSATYATILDKLARSKKFPAVDAVLRQMTYETCKFHEGIFLNLMKHFSQSSLHERVLEMFHAIQPVVREKPSLKAISTCLNLLVKSNQIDLAREFLLHSRKRLNLKPNSCIFNILVKHHCKNKNLKSAFEVFNEMKKSKISYPNVITYSTLMDGLCESGRLKEAVDLFEEMVSKEQILPDALTYNVLINGFCHAGKVDRAKKMMEFMRKNGCNPNVFNYSTLMNGFCKEKKLLEAKEVFDEMKSFGLKPDTISYSTLINCFCRAGKIDEATELLKEMKEKECKADTVTFNVILGGLCREGRFETALDMLEKLPCDGVYLNKASYRIVLNFLCQKGELNKATELLDLMLGRGFLPHYATSNELLVRLCKAGMVDDAAVAMFELMEMGFKPEPDSWAHALELICKERKLLCTFELLDELTVREL; encoded by the coding sequence ATGAAAACCCCAACTGTTTTCGTGAAATTTGTGGCAGTATCTTTTAACAGGCACCGGTTGTTCTCCTCTTCACCTTCTTCAGCACCGCTGTCTTCACTTCCATGGATCTCTCCTCTTCGATTGTCAAAAGCCACCTTGACCAAACCAGACCCTCCAACAGAATCTATTGCTGCCATGGTAGAATCTCACAGGAAGCACAAGTATATATCTCATGAATCTGCCATCAACTTAATCAAACGTGAGAGAGATCCACAACGTGCCCTAGAAATATTCAACACTGTGACAGAGCAAAAGGGTTTTAATCACAATAGTGCCACTTATGCAACTATCCTCGACAAGCTTGCCCGGTCCAAGAAGTTTCCGGCTGTTGATGCAGTTCTTCGTCAAATGACTTATGAAACTTGCAAATTTCATGAAGGTATATTCCTTAACCTCATGAAGCATTTTTCACAATCCTCTCTGCATGAAAGAGTGCTCGAGATGTTCCATGCAATCCAGCCAGTTGTTCGTGAAAAACCCTCTCTCAAAGCCATCAGCACATGTCTCAATCTCCTAGTTAAATCAAACCAGATTGATTTAGCACGAGAGTTTCTCTTGCATTCAAGGAAGAGGCTCAACTTGAAGCCAAATTCTTGCATTTTTAACATCTTGGTTAAACACCATTGTAAGAACAAGAATCTTAAATCTGCCTTCGAAGttttcaatgaaatgaaaaaatcaaagatttcCTACCCTAATGTGATTACGTATTCAACCCTGATGGATGGCCTTTGTGAAAGTGGAAGACTCAAAGAAGCAGTTGATCTGTTTGAGGAAATGGTCTCAAAGGAGCAGATCTTACCTGATGCCCTAACTTACAATGTTTTGATCAATGGGTTCTGTCATGCAGGAAAAGTTGATCGTGCTAAGAAGATGATGGAATTTATGAGGAAAAATGGATGCAATCCTAATGTATTCAATTACTCAACCCTGATGAATGGATTTTGTAAGGAGAAAAAACTGCTAGAGGCCAAAGAAGTTTTTGATGAGATGAAGAGCTTCGGTCTGAAACCGGATACAATTAGCTACTCGACTTTAATTAATTGCTTCTGTAGGGCTGGAAAAATCGATGAAGCTACGGAGTTGctcaaagaaatgaaagaaaaagaatgcaaaGCTGATACCGTGACCTTCAATGTGATACTTGGAGGGCTGTGCAGAGAAGGTAGGTTTGAGACGGCTCTTGATATGCTTGAGAAACTTCCCTGCGATGGTGTTTATCTAAACAAAGCTAGTTACAGGATTGTGTTGAATTTCTTGTGCCAAAAAGGTGAGTTGAACAAAGCCACGGAGTTGTTGGATCTGATGCTGGGTAGGGGCTTTCTGCCACATTATGCAACTTCAAACGAGTTACTGGTTCGTCTTTGTAAGGCTGGAATGGTGGATGATGCAGCTGTCGCAATGTTTGAATTGATGGAGATGGGTTTTAAACCAGAGCCTGACTCGTGGGCTCATGCGCTGGAATTGATTTGCAAAGAAAGAAAGTTGCTATGTACATTTGAACTGCTCGATGAATTGACTGTTAGAGAGCTTTGA